A stretch of the Phycodurus eques isolate BA_2022a chromosome 15, UOR_Pequ_1.1, whole genome shotgun sequence genome encodes the following:
- the usp20 gene encoding ubiquitin carboxyl-terminal hydrolase 20 isoform X5, producing the protein MAEQDLCPHLDSIGEVTKDDLLHKSKGTCQSCAVGGANLWACLENDCPYVGCGESYSDHSTLHAQAKKHNLTVNLTTFRIWCYVCEREVFLERRPALAPSLAPAALPHHHHCVASEQEAAAPPPPPLGHPLKAVPIAMGEEEGSESEEDELKPRGLTGMKNIGNSCYMNAALQALSNCPPLTQYFLDCAGLVRTDKKPALCKSYQKLISELWHKKRPSYVVPTSLSHGIKLLNPMFRGYAQQDTQEFLRCLMDQLHEELKEPLTECGGESSDGEERLDGERSPAEEDFLSCESGSNSDRGEAGNCSGETLAQDERDGVGTAGDGPLGGGISEKERLKDRRVSGSPLRGPSQDMDEDADVDTAVPERADEEEDAGQDTDAQHRENNQGQEGNSISQPDNEVATACPQSTPCSPVRNLQELHAKLSSTPPRSSPLRSAGSSYPFKKGARSPIYAQLLLSSRKKKQSHYRSVISDIFDGSILSLVQCLTCDRHNSVTVPQVSTTVETFQDLSLPIPGKEDLAKLHLSIHQNLPVKTNVCPDTYGSQGWISFIMDSIRRFVVSCIPSWFWGPMVTLEDCLAAFFAADELKGDNMYSCERCKKLRNGVKYCKVLRLPEILCIHLKRFRHEVMYSFKISNHVSFPLEGLDMRPFLAKDSPSQVTTYDLLSVICHHGTAGSGHYIAYCQNVINGQWYEFDDQYVTEVHETVVQNAEAYVLFYSWGPSLPLLLALNSAARLPVELRAAWHVAAQRGTTMKARNSKIPT; encoded by the exons ATGGCCGAACAAGACCTTTGTCCCCACCTGGACTCTATCGGGGAGGTGACCAAAGACGACCTCCTTCACAAATCCAAG GGAACCTGTCAATCATGTGCCGTCGGGGGGGCGAACCTGTGGGCTTGTCTTGAG AATGACTGCCCATATGTAGGCTGTGGAGAGTCGTACTCCGATCACAGCACGCTGCATGCTCAG GCCAAGAAGCACAACCTGACAGTGAACTTGACCACGTTCAGGATCTGGTGCTACGTGTGCGAGCGGGAGGTGTTTCTGGAGCGCAGGCCCGCCTTGGCGCCTTCCCTGGCACCCGCCGccctcccccaccaccaccactgcgTAGCCTCGGAGCAG gAAGCggccgcgccgccgccgccgccgctcggtCACCCGCTAAAAGCGGTGCCGATCGCCATGGGGGAAGAGGAGGGCTCCGAATCCGAGGAGGACGAGCTTAAACCCAGAG GTTTAACGGGAATGAAAAACATTGGCAACTCGTGCTACATGAACGCAGCTCTTCAAGCTCTGTCCAACTG TCCTCCTCTCACTCAGTACTTCCTGGACTGTGCCGGGCTGGTCCGCACCGACAAGAAGCCGGCTCTCTGCAAGAGCTACCAGAAACTCATCTCAGAACTCTGGCATAAAAAACG GCCCAGCTATGTCGTCCCGACCAGTCTGTCCCACGGCATCAAGCTGCTGAACCCCATGTTTCGTGGTTATGCTCAGCAG GACACCCAGGAGTTCCTGCGCTGCCTGATGGACCAGCTCCACGAGGAGCTGAAAGAGCCGCTGACCGAGTGCGGCGGCGAAAGCAGCGACGGCGAGGAGAGGCTTGACGGCGAGCGCTCGCCCGCCGAGGAAGACTTCCTCTCCTGCGAGTCGGGTTCCAACAGCGACCGCGGCGAGGCGGGGAACTGCAGCGGCGAGACGCTCGCGCAGGACGAGCGCGACGGCGTCGGCACGGCGGGGGACGGCCCCTTGGGCGGGGGGATCTCGGAGAAGGAGAGGCTGAAGGACAGGCGGGTGTCCGGCTCGCCCCTTCGCGGGCCCTCGCAGGACATGGACGAGGACGCCGACGTGGACACGGCCGTTCCCGAGAGAGCCGACGAAGAGGAGGACGCGGGGCAGGATACGGACGCCCAACACCGAGAGAACAACCAAGGACAGGAAGGAAACAGCATCTCAC AGCCGGACAACGAAGTGGCGACGGCCTGCCCGCAATCCACCCCCTGCAGTCCTGTGAGGAACCTCCAGGAGCTTCACGCCAAGCTCTCCTCCACTCCGCCTCGCTCCAGCCCGCTGCGCTCTGCGGGGTCCTCGTACCCTTTCAAGAAAGGTGCACGCTCTCCTATTTACG ctcagTTGCTGCTGAGCTCCAGGAAGAAGAAGCAGTCGCACTATCGCAGCGTCATCTCCGACATCTTTGACGGCTCCATCCTCAGCCTGGTGCAGTGTCTGACTTGCGACAGG CACAATAGTGTGACTGTACCGCAGGTGTCTACCACAGTGGAGACCTTCCAAGACTTGTCTTTGCCTATTCCCGGGAAAGAAGACTTGGCCAAGCTCCATTTGTCCATCCACCAGAACCTTCCTGTCAAGACCAACGTGTGTCCCGACACGTACGGCTCCCAGGGCTGGATCTCCTTCATCATGGACTCCATACGCCG GTTCGTGGTCTCGTGTATACCCAGCTGGTTCTGGGGGCCCATGGTGACCTTGGAGGACTGCCTGGCTGCCTTCTTTGCCGCCGATGAGCTCAAAG GCGACAACATGTACAGCTGTGAGAGATGTAAGAA GTTGAGAAATGGTGTGAAATATTGCAAAGTGCTCCGACTTCCAGAG ATTCTGTGCATCCACCTGAAGCGCTTCCGGCACGAGGTGATGTACTCGTTCAAGATCAGCAACCACGTCTCCTTCCCGCTGGAGGGCCTGGACATGCGACCTTTCCTGGCCAAAGACAGCCCGTCCCAAGTCACCACGTACGATCTGCTCTCCGTCATCTGTCACCACGGCACCGCTGGAA GTGGGCACTACATTGCGTATTGTCAGAACGTGATCAACGGTCAGTGGTACGAATTTGATGACCAGTACGTGACTGAGGTCCACGAGACGGTTGTGCAGAACGCAGAAGCCTATGTGCTCTTCTACAG cTGGGGACCTTCACTGCCTCTTCTCCTTGCTCTTAACTCCGCTGCACGCCTTCCTGTAGAGCTCAgagctgcctggcatgttgcggcacaacgtggtactacgaTGAAGGCACGCAACTCCAAAATtccgacttaa
- the usp20 gene encoding ubiquitin carboxyl-terminal hydrolase 20 isoform X2 — translation MAEQDLCPHLDSIGEVTKDDLLHKSKGTCQSCAVGGANLWACLENDCPYVGCGESYSDHSTLHAQAKKHNLTVNLTTFRIWCYVCEREVFLERRPALAPSLAPAALPHHHHCVASEQEAAAPPPPPLGHPLKAVPIAMGEEEGSESEEDELKPRGLTGMKNIGNSCYMNAALQALSNCPPLTQYFLDCAGLVRTDKKPALCKSYQKLISELWHKKRPSYVVPTSLSHGIKLLNPMFRGYAQQDTQEFLRCLMDQLHEELKEPLTECGGESSDGEERLDGERSPAEEDFLSCESGSNSDRGEAGNCSGETLAQDERDGVGTAGDGPLGGGISEKERLKDRRVSGSPLRGPSQDMDEDADVDTAVPERADEEEDAGQDTDAQHRENNQGQEGNSISQPDNEVATACPQSTPCSPVRNLQELHAKLSSTPPRSSPLRSAGSSYPFKKAQLLLSSRKKKQSHYRSVISDIFDGSILSLVQCLTCDRHNSVTVPQVSTTVETFQDLSLPIPGKEDLAKLHLSIHQNLPVKTNVCPDTYGSQGWISFIMDSIRRFVVSCIPSWFWGPMVTLEDCLAAFFAADELKGDNMYSCERCKKLRNGVKYCKVLRLPEILCIHLKRFRHEVMYSFKISNHVSFPLEGLDMRPFLAKDSPSQVTTYDLLSVICHHGTAGSGHYIAYCQNVINGQWYEFDDQYVTEVHETVVQNAEAYVLFYRKSSEESVRERQKVVALASGKEPSLLQFYISREWLNKFNTFAEPGPIANHTFLCHHGGIPPNKYNHIDDLVVIVPQNVWEYLYNSFGGGPAVNHLCLCAICQVEIEALAKRRKTEIDTFIKLNKEFQAEEAPSVILCISMQWFREWETFVKAKDNEHPGPIDNSKIGVMKAGHVQLKQGADYGQISEETWQYLLGIYGGGPEIAVRQTAIPADPDGLHGERKIEAETRAL, via the exons ATGGCCGAACAAGACCTTTGTCCCCACCTGGACTCTATCGGGGAGGTGACCAAAGACGACCTCCTTCACAAATCCAAG GGAACCTGTCAATCATGTGCCGTCGGGGGGGCGAACCTGTGGGCTTGTCTTGAG AATGACTGCCCATATGTAGGCTGTGGAGAGTCGTACTCCGATCACAGCACGCTGCATGCTCAG GCCAAGAAGCACAACCTGACAGTGAACTTGACCACGTTCAGGATCTGGTGCTACGTGTGCGAGCGGGAGGTGTTTCTGGAGCGCAGGCCCGCCTTGGCGCCTTCCCTGGCACCCGCCGccctcccccaccaccaccactgcgTAGCCTCGGAGCAG gAAGCggccgcgccgccgccgccgccgctcggtCACCCGCTAAAAGCGGTGCCGATCGCCATGGGGGAAGAGGAGGGCTCCGAATCCGAGGAGGACGAGCTTAAACCCAGAG GTTTAACGGGAATGAAAAACATTGGCAACTCGTGCTACATGAACGCAGCTCTTCAAGCTCTGTCCAACTG TCCTCCTCTCACTCAGTACTTCCTGGACTGTGCCGGGCTGGTCCGCACCGACAAGAAGCCGGCTCTCTGCAAGAGCTACCAGAAACTCATCTCAGAACTCTGGCATAAAAAACG GCCCAGCTATGTCGTCCCGACCAGTCTGTCCCACGGCATCAAGCTGCTGAACCCCATGTTTCGTGGTTATGCTCAGCAG GACACCCAGGAGTTCCTGCGCTGCCTGATGGACCAGCTCCACGAGGAGCTGAAAGAGCCGCTGACCGAGTGCGGCGGCGAAAGCAGCGACGGCGAGGAGAGGCTTGACGGCGAGCGCTCGCCCGCCGAGGAAGACTTCCTCTCCTGCGAGTCGGGTTCCAACAGCGACCGCGGCGAGGCGGGGAACTGCAGCGGCGAGACGCTCGCGCAGGACGAGCGCGACGGCGTCGGCACGGCGGGGGACGGCCCCTTGGGCGGGGGGATCTCGGAGAAGGAGAGGCTGAAGGACAGGCGGGTGTCCGGCTCGCCCCTTCGCGGGCCCTCGCAGGACATGGACGAGGACGCCGACGTGGACACGGCCGTTCCCGAGAGAGCCGACGAAGAGGAGGACGCGGGGCAGGATACGGACGCCCAACACCGAGAGAACAACCAAGGACAGGAAGGAAACAGCATCTCAC AGCCGGACAACGAAGTGGCGACGGCCTGCCCGCAATCCACCCCCTGCAGTCCTGTGAGGAACCTCCAGGAGCTTCACGCCAAGCTCTCCTCCACTCCGCCTCGCTCCAGCCCGCTGCGCTCTGCGGGGTCCTCGTACCCTTTCAAGAAAG ctcagTTGCTGCTGAGCTCCAGGAAGAAGAAGCAGTCGCACTATCGCAGCGTCATCTCCGACATCTTTGACGGCTCCATCCTCAGCCTGGTGCAGTGTCTGACTTGCGACAGG CACAATAGTGTGACTGTACCGCAGGTGTCTACCACAGTGGAGACCTTCCAAGACTTGTCTTTGCCTATTCCCGGGAAAGAAGACTTGGCCAAGCTCCATTTGTCCATCCACCAGAACCTTCCTGTCAAGACCAACGTGTGTCCCGACACGTACGGCTCCCAGGGCTGGATCTCCTTCATCATGGACTCCATACGCCG GTTCGTGGTCTCGTGTATACCCAGCTGGTTCTGGGGGCCCATGGTGACCTTGGAGGACTGCCTGGCTGCCTTCTTTGCCGCCGATGAGCTCAAAG GCGACAACATGTACAGCTGTGAGAGATGTAAGAA GTTGAGAAATGGTGTGAAATATTGCAAAGTGCTCCGACTTCCAGAG ATTCTGTGCATCCACCTGAAGCGCTTCCGGCACGAGGTGATGTACTCGTTCAAGATCAGCAACCACGTCTCCTTCCCGCTGGAGGGCCTGGACATGCGACCTTTCCTGGCCAAAGACAGCCCGTCCCAAGTCACCACGTACGATCTGCTCTCCGTCATCTGTCACCACGGCACCGCTGGAA GTGGGCACTACATTGCGTATTGTCAGAACGTGATCAACGGTCAGTGGTACGAATTTGATGACCAGTACGTGACTGAGGTCCACGAGACGGTTGTGCAGAACGCAGAAGCCTATGTGCTCTTCTACAG GAAAAGCAGCGAGGAGTCTGTGAGGGAGCGGCAGAAGGTGGTGGCTCTGGCCAGCGGCAAGGAGCCCAGCCTGCTGCAGTTTTACATCTCGCGAGAGTGGCTCAACAAGTTCAACACCTTCGCAGAACCGGGCCCCATCGCCAACCACACGTTCCTTTGTCACCACGGAG GCATCCCTCCAAATAAATACAACCACATCGACGACCTGGTCGTTATCGTGCCGCAGAATGTGTGGGAGTACCTTTACAACAG CTTCGGCGGCGGCCCTGCAGTCAACCACCTGTGCTTGTGCGCCATCTGCCAGGTGGAGATCGAGGCGCTCGCCAAACGCAGGAAAACAGAGATAGACACTTtcattaag CTGAACAAAGAGTTTCAGGCCGAGGAGGCGCCGAGCGTCATCTTGTGCATCAGCATGCAGTGGTTCCGCGAATGGGAGACCTTCGTCAAAGCCAAAGACAACG AGCATCCGGGTCCCATCGACAACAGCAAGATTGGCGTCATGAAGGCGGGCCACGTTCAGCTCAAGCAAG GCGCAGACTACGGTCAGATTTCCGAGGAGACGTGGCAGTACTTGTTGGGAATTTACGGCGGGGGTCCCGAGATCGCGGTGAGACAGACGGCGATCCCGGCCGACCCCGACGGACTCCACGGCGAGAGGAAGATCGAAGCCGAGACCAGAGCGCTCTGA